One Myripristis murdjan chromosome 17, fMyrMur1.1, whole genome shotgun sequence DNA segment encodes these proteins:
- the elovl8a gene encoding ELOVL fatty acid elongase 8a, with translation MKGFQSVTVWQKLQLFYQGILENGDKRTDDWLLVYSPLPISSIFLCYLVIIWAGPKLMARRQPVNLKPVLIVYNFSMVCLSAYMFYEFTASSWLARYSLLCQPVDYSDSPLAMRMARVCWWFYFSKVIELSDTAFFILRKKNSQLTFLHVYHHATMIFNWWAGVKYVAGGQSFLIGLINSLVHVVMYLYYGLAALGPHMTKYLWWKRYLTSLQLIQFFIVTIHTTYNLFADCDFPDSMNAVVLAYSISLIALFSNFYYHSYLAKKTKRT, from the exons ATGAAG GGCTTCCAGTCTGTCACCGTGTGGCAGAAATTACAGTTATTCTACCAAGGGATTCTGGAGAATGGAG aCAAGAGGACAGATGATTGGCTGCTGGTCTACTCTCCTCTACCAATCAGCAGCATCTTCCTGTGCTACCTGGTCATCATATGGGCGGGGCCAAAGCTGATGGCGCGCAGGCAGCCGGTCAACCTCAAGCCCGTCCTGATAGTTTACAACTTCTCCAtggtctgcctgtctgcctacATGTTCTACGAG TTCACAGCCTCTTCCTGGTTGGCCAGATACAGCCTGCTGTGCCAGCCGGTCGACTACAGCGACAGCCCGCTGGCCATGAGG ATGGCCAGGGTGTGCTGGTGGTTCTACTTCTCCAAAGTCATAGAGCTCAGCGACACT gcaTTCTTTATCCTGAGGAAGAAGAACAGTCAGCTGACCTTCCTCCATGTTTACCATCATGCCACCATGATCTTCAACTGGTGGGCTGGGGTCAAATATGTTGCTGGGGGCCAAT CTTTTCTGATAGGCCTGATCAACTCCCTGGTCCATGTAGTGATGTATCTGTACTATGGCCTGGCAGCTCTAGGACCTCACATGACCAAATACCTCTGGTGGAAACGCTACCTCACTTCCCTGCAGTTG ATCCAGTTTTTCATCGTGACCATCCACACCACCTACAATCTGTTTGCCGACTGTGATTTCCCCGACTCCATGAACGCAGTTGTGCTGGCCTACTCCATCAGCCTCATCGCTCTCTTCAGCAACTTCTACTACCACAGCTACCTCGCCAAGAAGACGAAGAGgacctag